Proteins encoded within one genomic window of Pseudomonadota bacterium:
- a CDS encoding DUF4105 domain-containing protein, protein MHCMQPPFDPRQGAARLVSESDDVFHLEGVRWGFDERGPYEAWVGRFCDAVVDAKRVVNVSIAIEPFPPEWIAAHSFLVFELAPESPVRNRFGQTDSALVISAEAHLRVGQSFSLVAGMCRTYPMMIQVGTWSDVVQKTCRGEGHKIIRHILALTETQKREMLVAALRRATAAKPQFYNTLTNSCLTTAIREINAALPWRERMWNWIIPGVVPNLAAAIPRTAPIFLTARHALRDTPCILTQPEKGRFPAQQARLTPLASAVRGLSASRFWRPGVRLVGLALGLAVARERRMGRFGTAALGLLGQLAGRVTADVVKSLVNVRFEPSEPYLEPERD, encoded by the coding sequence ATGCACTGCATGCAACCACCGTTCGATCCGCGCCAAGGCGCTGCGCGCCTGGTCTCCGAGTCCGATGATGTCTTTCATCTCGAGGGGGTGCGCTGGGGGTTCGACGAGCGTGGTCCCTACGAAGCGTGGGTGGGTCGCTTCTGCGACGCCGTCGTTGACGCAAAGCGGGTCGTCAATGTCTCGATCGCCATCGAGCCGTTCCCCCCGGAGTGGATTGCGGCGCACTCGTTTCTCGTCTTCGAGCTGGCTCCGGAGTCACCCGTGCGAAACCGGTTCGGTCAGACCGATAGCGCGTTGGTGATCTCGGCCGAGGCGCACCTTCGCGTGGGACAGTCGTTCAGCCTGGTTGCGGGAATGTGCCGGACGTATCCGATGATGATTCAGGTGGGAACGTGGTCAGACGTGGTGCAGAAGACCTGTCGAGGTGAAGGGCACAAGATCATTCGCCACATCCTGGCCCTCACCGAGACCCAGAAGCGGGAGATGCTCGTGGCGGCCCTGCGTCGCGCCACCGCCGCCAAGCCCCAGTTCTACAACACGCTCACCAACTCGTGCCTCACCACGGCCATCCGCGAGATCAACGCCGCGCTGCCGTGGCGCGAGCGCATGTGGAACTGGATCATCCCTGGTGTGGTTCCGAACCTCGCGGCGGCAATCCCGCGCACGGCCCCCATCTTCCTCACCGCGCGTCATGCGCTGCGCGACACGCCCTGCATCTTGACCCAACCGGAGAAGGGGCGCTTTCCCGCCCAGCAGGCGAGGCTCACTCCGCTGGCGTCTGCCGTGCGCGGTCTCAGCGCCTCGCGTTTCTGGCGGCCGGGCGTGCGACTGGTCGGCCTTGCGCTGGGTCTTGCCGTTGCCCGCGAGCGACGCATGGGGCGTTTCGGCACCGCGGCGCTCGGCTTGCTCGGTCAGCTGGCAGGGCGGGTCACGGCCGACGTGGTGAAGAGCCTGGTGAACGTGCGCTTCGAGCCGTCTGAGCCCTACCTGGAGCCCGAGCGCGACTGA